Within the Gossypium raimondii isolate GPD5lz chromosome 12, ASM2569854v1, whole genome shotgun sequence genome, the region TAGTTTATTCTAATACATGGcatctaaaattcaattatgcCTTTACAATTGTAGTTTGTTTTAGAGTGTGAGCAATTAAAGCATTATCTTGGACTCTCAAGTCCTAACTCCGACTTGGGGAAACACTGGCCATTAAAGTGAATTTGGCAACCCTTCAATTGCACGAACTCGATGAATAAACACCAGCAACCCACAGATTCAAATAAGTTCAAAGATTGTAACagtttcaaagatatggtgttCAATAGTCCCATATTGCTTTTACCTTATTCtagaaaataagaaatgaaaattggaaacagagaaggaaaaggaaactcatgactaaaaaaaaagaagcgaAAAGCATACGAAGAATGTACCGTAGACAGGTTTTTCATCTTCGGGATTTCTATCAGCCTCAAAAAATTGCTCAAGTGGGTTGAGATTAGTAGGAGCAGCTGCTGATGCGGCGGCGGCGGTGGTCGCAGCTGAACTTTCTGATTTAGCGGCAGCCAAGAGAGCTGTTCTGCCTACAAATCTAGACAGAAACATGGTTAATCTCTCACTAGAGTAATATCTGTTTTGCCGAGACAGTGTAAATGTTTTGTAAGGAAGACTTGAGTTTGCGGAATGTGATAGGGTTTTAAGAGCCCAGTCCACGGCCATTTCAATCTAATTTCCAGATTTGATGTGGGGGTCACGGGCTCATTTCTATTCTAATGGGTTTTAAGAACCCAAGTCACGGccctttataaaattaaacgaTGAAGACTAATATGTAGGTTTTGggcttttttatatttaaatataagagCGTGTTTGGGTGAGAATTTTGTAAAAGGATTTCGTTtgaatttaaggtttttaaaattctaaaaatgaatttatttatttaggtaaatatattagataattttaaaatttatgagtaATTTAAAGAGAATTCTAAcagtttaaatttcttttacagATTCTACCTAAATAGTTGGTTTTTAAAATTGCTCAtatatagtaattttatttgatttaattcacaTGATCtcactataaaataaaatttataacttaaaaattatttttatttaattataataaatattttaaattttattttattaaaactgtttataattttataaaatataatgatatacttattgaatatttttatattctttattcttaatataattattcttcttttatgattattttttaatttataaaatttcattagcCTATTTTTGTAAAACCagttatttatctaaataaatcAATTACAAATCTTAACCTTTTGAATTGATGAATTCTAAAATGCTAAcattttaaaaactcaaaaaattataattctccATCCAAAgacattttaatcttttataatgTTACAATTTTTGGATAAACTATATTAGTACACCCAACTatgctttttattcttttttggttaccaactatgaaaagttacaaaatagtcactcaacaatctaattttgtcttttttatcgCTCAATTATCTTAgatttctttgtgtttttattttaggttagCTAATTGGTgacataaaatttttttgaatagttgggtgaaaaaaattaatttactaatagttgagtgattatttcgtaacttttcataattggttgataaaaaaatcatagttGAATGATCTCTATCGTAATTTATctcttttttattatcttttaaaatatcaaattttaatccatgTTACATTCTCTTCttaaaagtataatatattttattattgtattaatatttattaattatattattgaaattttaactcTTAATCTACTAACCTcatcttttaaaactaaattacgAATTTATTCGAGTTTGAATCCAACACTTGTCTTTCTTCTGTTTTTTGGGCCCTTAAATTTGGAGAAGGAAACAAAGCCGCCGACCGAGTAGctgaaataaaagcaaaacactTGCTTCTCCATCTCCACCACTTTGTAAtacttgatttaaaaaaaaaaacgttattatgataaaaatatatatttgatcattttaaacTCAGTATAATTAGGTTACAGAAACACGTCATAGGAAAATAACGTAAATAGATTCATATAAAGAAATGCAATAATTGCATGAAACAGGATGagaacaagaaataataaaagattacGTTAATTTGTGGGATCCTCGTTTTATGTTATAGTAAGTATGTTGATTTTCAGCCCTTAAATCTTGGCTTTAGCGCTCCTCGACATGTGTCTGTGATTGCGTTGTGTGAAAGAGATTGTGCAACCAACCACTTTAATCAAATATGAATTTGTGAGAGAAATTAAACGCAACCCAACTCTCACTTCTCCAAGGAATAATCACATTACAATTCACAAATCATTCCTTTGTAGTTGTTTATTAAATGAAAGTGAaacataaaatgtgaaaaatgatagtttatttgtttatcatttcacaaatttataaaattagttttttgaGATACATTCGACTATAATGATTTAGGAAAAAGAAATGTTCCCCAGCCTAACCAATAAATCAATCAACAGAAGCatcagttttaaaattattaacgaAAACACACCAAATATAGATGATAACGgaaaaccaataaaaatgcATTATATTCAAATTCTACTCATTCATAGTATAATGAGAAAGGACATATGTGTCTCCAATTTTCGAAAAAGGCCAAAAGAAAGCCAGAGAATTTCCCAATCAATGGGTCCCACCATTACCATCAGCAATATGGCAATGGTTCGGTGGCTTTGGCTGTACCCTAAACTTTCAACAACTTGCATCTCTTTCCACGTTCTCCTTTTCATCCCTTGCCATTGATTTCATGATAGAATGGcggtaaattttttataaaaaaactataatttcCAGGTCAATTAAACCACTTTTTGTGTTCCATTATgcattttaatccaattttacaaaaatttgaaaCCTTAATTATATGAAGCAGTAGCCTTGTCGTATTATTACAGCTGTATTTCACTAAATGACATCCAtcctctttaaaatattaaccaaCATTAATTCCCCGCTACCTTTGCGGCTTCAAaaaccaattttatttataaattatgttcatagtgatgaaaattataaaattatcatttcattttttttttgttatcgaTCGTTAAATGACGTTGCAActttaaagaaaagagaagaagagatCGAGCTTCATAACTAGATGCTGCAaatagagacttgtttgactcTAGAGAGAACCCTAAAGGCTAACACCAGTGGCCTGGGCAGTTCAATGGTGCTAATCAGTACAAGGAGGGGCGAAGAAGGTGCTGAGAATGAAAGTTGGAAGTGGTGAAGGTCAAGGATTGAAGATGGGTTTTGATTGGTGGACACAAAAGATTGAGTCAGATTTAAGGAAAATTTGaccataaatatatttaaaccaccaaataaatattttagactACGAATAATAAATTCACATGCAAATAAATGAAGTAGCTGCCTTTAAATACATCAttcaagaataaatatataatgttttGCAAACTATAAgtagaaaatttaaatgaagacatcatttaaaactttaaaacattttcatttattcttGCTTTCTAGTCACCCACATcgtaaaaacaaataaataaaatggatatGTGCAGTGTAAACATGTGATTATAGgcatatattgtttatttttggaaggattttttaaaaagtaatataGTTTCTTTATGATCTAAATAAAATTGCCCATGTTTCAGATACTAACAAAATCCTGAAATTACTCATCTAAATAATCATCATAGTTTCTTACTGCAGATCATCAATATAGCTTTGagattttttggttttattttcttttttaaaagaataaatatcaaaCTTTGGTAGATATATGTTAAACAATGTAAAAACTCATTTGTTAACATATACAAAAACGAATGCTATAATCATCTACTTAACAAGAACTTTGAATTTTCTGTATTGATGTAGAGTGTTAGTAGGGCAAAAtgttaaattcaatttcaacatcTTACCTAGTTTTGTTTTGACCTATTAATTAAACTATTGCGTGTTAACataagaatcaaaattaaatcaagcaaAATGGTTTGAAATCAACTGTTTCAAACTAATCTTAATATTGTAgactttgaaatatttttgaattcctgttttaaaatattatttttcgttATTTTAGAAAAACCTACAAATTTTTAAACCATATTTTCCTTATCGTACTTTTTAGAACAAGCTGTAAAGGGAAATATCGGCCTTTGCTTTGACCGTCTTATATAAACGTTTATCCCTTTTCTCGCTCCATTGGTTTTAGGGGCACCTCTTACCCACGTGATTATCTTTTCTCAGTTCCCCAAATTGTCCTCACCCTTCGATCATTCCAGAGCCACTGCAGTTTCCTAAAACATGCCACGTTTGCTGAGGTCAATCCCGTCATTTTCTTTACAAGAGCATGTAGATTTTTCAACCTGAGAATTGATATGGCCACACGTCGTCGTTTAATTCCCTCCTTTAGCTTGTTTCAATGATATAATGAGATTCTTAGCTGTGTTTATCATTTATTTGTTCCAATGAGGACTTAATTGTATTAATGTTTGGTTTAAGTTACATGTTATTTAACCTCTGTGTGTGTGTTTTGGTCATGTAATAATTATAAAGGCTGTAGCTTCAGAcgagaaacaaaaagaaaaattttcttcGAAAAGGTGAAAAAAGCAAGTGAGGACAACTTTGAGTAAAAAGTCAGTCGGCACTCCTttttaacattcaattcaatcttcaCTTGAGCTTAAACATTTCTGATTTCTCATAAAAATTTCTCctttctcatttctttgctTGCAAAAAGCCTCTGGGTTGTTTTTTGCATTTCCTTTCACTGTGACAACTTTTTAGGTGAAGTGGGGtaacatgatttattttttactttaatgcTTTCCTTCACTTGATTTTGCTTTGTAACAACCTAAATCTGTTGGCTCATTATTTTTGCTATTGCAATTATTAACACTCCCTTGCTCTCCcccacatttcatttcatcttttttctCTTATCTTTTAAGCTTAAATCTTTTGTGCAGATTTCCTTATCTTTAGTTCAACTTTGTCCCTTTTATATCAGTGTCTACACATGTAAGTGGCTCACTCTTTTGGCCTTTTGGGgtcctttttcttattttccctTACTTTCTCCAGTGTTTCattcttttaatgttttagttaccTCCTTTAGGATTTGGGATCTGGGTAGTTCTCAGCTTTAGTAGTTTACATTTGCTGATTCTCAgaagttgtgttttttttttggggggtatAGAGAAATAGATCATGGCAAAAGTAGATGAACCACAGCCACATCCACCAAAGGAGCAGCTGCCCAACATTTCTTACTGCATTACAAGTCCACCTCCATGGCGTGAGTTTCTTCAAtgttctattttttgttttttacccTAGTTATGACTGTTTAGATCCTAAATTTCACATTCAGCAGCAGCTGATGTATTGTGTTAgatttttggttggtttaaaGTGTGATTCTTGTGAATCCTCCTGGGAATATTCTAGGTAAGGTTCAGGTAGTAGTCATTTAGTTTTTTGGATATGTATCTTCTGTAAAATGTATATTCTTCTTTTAGCTGAAGCCTGAAAGTAAGTAGCTTTTTTGGCTAAGATACCCCTTTTTGGAAAAGTGAAATGCCATTattctgcaaaaaaaaaaagaactttctttttatattcTGCAAGGATGAAGAAAGAGAAGGGGAAAAAACATAACGACCTTTCAACAATGCACGTAGTAATGTTTGggtctattttataatttcacttGGGTAACTACGGATGATAATTCTAGTCATATGGTTATTGTTTTGGTGAGAGTTAACCTAAAGCCTACTCTTTGCTAATTGGCTTCATTTTGGTTGAATTTCCCCTCTTCTATTTGTCTTTCCCTTTAGAGTGTTCTGTTTCCACTTTAAACAaattgaggaaattttcatttattgtttTGATGTGGGATcaagatattaaataaatattttagatatgTCTTCACTTGGCTATATTAAATGGCGGCTATTGCTGGTATTTGAATGCCGGTTGAAAAATAATGCAACTAATCTCTTGACACTTTGGTCTGTATTTGATGCAGCCGAGGCCATCCTTCTTGGTTTCCAACATTATCTTGTGATGCTTGGAACGACAGTGATCATTCCAACTTCACTTGTTCCCCAGATGGGAGGTGGAAATGTAAGTCCCCATGGAAAACAAGCAACAATTGTTACTTACTTTGAGTACCATGGTATTTGCTTTATGCTTTCACTATGGCATTTTGCCTGGCTTAATAATTTCAACAATGTTTTATCAATAACCACTATAGGAGGAGAAAGCAAAGGTTATCCAGACTCTACTCTTTGTTGCTGGTTTGAACACATTATTGCAGTCACTGTTTGGATCTAGATTGCCTGCTGTGATCGGAGGGTCTTATACCTTTGTCCCAACAACAATCTCAATTATTCTTGCTGGTCGGTTCAGTGACAGTTCAGATCCTATTGAGGTATCGTGATCTATACTCCAACTTTACCATATTAAACAATGTATGTTTGGACTTTGTAATTACTAAAGTTGCGTATTGATTTGGAAAAGCAAGTATTTACCTAATCCAGTATGGGACATGGTTACCATGCAGCTCAATCATTACTAATGTGATATACAATGACTTCACTCTTCATCATTCCATTGAAAGGAACATCCATTCTCATTATAATGTAGTTTTattacttgaaaatttaaaatacagaAAAGAGCGTAACTAAGTTGTCCAGTTCGAATATTAACTTCCACATATTGgtgttttctttggttttttggAGTATTGTGTTTTACTGCTTTTTCAGAGAATTTCATTTGGTTTTCTTAAGTATTGTGTTTTAATGCCTTTCAGAGATTTAAAAGGATAATGCGGGCAACTCAAGGTGCCCTCATTGTAGCTTCCACTCTTCAGATTGTCCTTGGCTTCAGTGGCCTTTGGCGTAATGTTGCGAGGTTAGTTTACTTGTGTTCAATTTTTCAGGGAAAGTTTGAACAGCTTGGCTTTATACGTTTTTCCTTGTAAATAAATTGAAACTAGGTTGATTTTCTTATGGTCTTGGACTAATACATGCTTCATGCTGATTCACTTGAATGtaccaaattcaaatattttagtgAGACTTtcaattaactattttaatcatatgattgcatttttcttttttccaggTTTTTAAGTCCACTTTCAGTCGTTCCTTTGGTATCTCTAGTTGGTTTTGGGCTTTACGAATTTGGCTTTCCTGGGGTGAGTCTCTGCTTTATATGATAGACTTAGTCTAACATGGTATTATAACATCATCACCATGGATTTTGACTATTGTGTCAATTATTAGGTTGCCAAATGTGTGGAGATTGGACTGCCTCAGCTGATTCTTATAGTATTTGTCTCACAGGTAATGTCTTATAACTTTCGGGACATTCAGATATCCATCTTCTATTTATAGTCTTGGATGATCTAGCTTGAGTTTAAAAACTGTAAACTTTATCTAATTAATCATTGCTTATCTGTTTTTATTTTGCAGTACGTGCCTCATGTGATAAAGTCTGGAAGAAATGTCTTTGATCGATTTGCTGTCTTGTTTTCAGTGGTGATTGTTTGGATTTATGCTCATTTACTCACTGTGGGTGGAGCTTATAATGGTACAGCACCAAAAACACAAACAAGCTGTAGAACTGATCGTTCTGGTCTAATAGATGCTGCTCCATGGTGAGTTTGTGCAGCTCAATCACTTGTTTCTTGATTGGTATATCACTAAatgttaggttttttttaagatGAATTTTGTTTAGTCTTAGGGTTTCAGTATCACTTAATAGGTGAGGCCATGCATTTTTAAGTTGGGCTTGCTGATTTGGCAAGACTTGCTTGTATCACTAAATGTTTTATACGAGGACTTGTTGCCTTCAGTGAGTTATAGTTAGTAGTTTATTTAGAAGTGCTAACAGTGGTTTTCATACAGAAGGCACTTTGGGCTTGTGTTTGATAACAATCCTAAGATTTATTTTACCATACTATAATAGCATTCGTCAAGAATGGTGTAGTTATAATTAGCTCACGAGAATTAGGGGTTTGCAGGATAAGAGTTCCTTATCCCTTTCAATGGGGAGCGCCATCATTTGATGCTGGTGAAGCCTTTGCTATGATGATGGCTTCTTTTGTTGCCCTTGTAGAGGTTTGTTTTCTtctattatttatgaattttattaactGCTAAAACATCCAAACAAATTCCTTCATACTCTTTGGAAGTTAATAGTTAATTGCAGTGTTATTCAAAATATACTAACTTTTTACCTGTACAATGGCCTGAACAGTCCACTGGGGCTTTTATTTCTGTGTCAAGATATGCAAGTGCGACTCCAATGCCACCTTCTATTCTTAGCCGTGGTATTGGTTGGCAGGTAattttaaaaagcttgttgaTTCATGTctaaattgtttataaattttgtcTTCATCTGCATTTGCTGAACTTCAGTTTCATGTaaatcttgaatttttattttatttttgtgaagtAACTTTCTTTGACTTGCTTTAGGGAGTTGCAATTTTGGTGTCAGGATTGTTTGGAACTGCCAATGGTTCCTCAGTTTCTGTGTAAGGCTCTGACAAGCAATGAACACAATGTTGGACCTACTTTTACTGTGCTCAATTAATCTAAAAACAGAATTTGTGTACTAACTTTGTTCTCTCTACAGAGAGAATGCTGGCCTTTTAGCCTTAACACGAGTTGGCAGCCGAAGGGTTGTCCAAATCTCAGCAGGGTTTATGATTTTCTTCTCTATTCTTGGTAAATTTTTCTGATTTATgggttctttttcttctttctaaaTAGACGTTGAGCATTTTCTTTGTCATATCAgctattgatttttctttttatacttAATGTGCAGGGAAATTTGGAGCAGTCTTTGCTTCAATTCCAGCACCTATTATTGCAGGATTATACTGCCTATTCTTTGCATATGTTGGTAGGTAGCTGATTGGAGCTATTCACAAGGAAACATATGGATCTCCATTTTATTTGTAACAAGGTGTTTCAAGAAATTATATAATGAATCTATTTCCTTATGTTTCTGCAGGTGCTGGGGGTCTTAGTTTTCTTCAGTTTTGCAACCTCAACAGCTTCcgtacaaaatttatattaggcTTCTCTGTTTTTATGGGCTTATCTGTGCCACAGTACTTCAATGAGTATACCGCAATTAATGGCTATGGTCCTGTTCACACAGGCGCAAGATGGGTACGTATATCCATGCTAAATCTGTTTTCAACGGTTTTATTCTTAGACAACCTTTTTGTGTAGTGATTTTAGAGTGAAGTGAATGTGAGTGACAAGGATATCTACTCATTTGTTAACAGTTCAATGACATTGTAAATGTGCCATTCTCATCGGAAGCGTTCGTAGCGGGATGCTTGGCATATTTCCTCGATAACACATTGCACCGCAAGGACAGTGGGATTAGGAAGGACAGGGGTAAGCACTGGTGGGACAAGTTCCGATCCTTCAAGGGTGATTCGAGGAGTGAAGAATTTTATTCCCTCCCCTTCAACCTAAACAAATATTTCCCATCTGTGTGAGATATAATGGAGGTATTGTCATTTTAAGTTGTAAAATCTCAATTGCCCTTTGTGGACGACATCATTACTATTTAATTCCATGTTAATTGTATTACACGCTATAGCAGTTGGTGTTTCCCTTTATAAGAACACTTAAATGACTAATTCCAATGGAGACGTGGGTTTGAAGTAAGCAATGCAATGTAATGCCTCTGTTGAGGTTATCTTATGTCTGATTTTTGCTTTCCAAGTTTTAGTCTACTGATTCCTGCGCTGGCCGCTAAGCAGGCATCGTCCATGTCCTTGTGATCGACAAGAGTGAAGCCATTGGCCCAATAGTCCATTAAAATGCCTTCTCCCCTCGGCCTAGGACAACAAAAAGTCCTCGTCTTCCTTACAGTCCTTCACCTTGAGCCCTAAGGTGCCTTATCAAGGATGGTTGCTTCATAACTAAAAAGATAATCAACTACTTTACCGGTATCCTACCGTATCAAAGCACTGACTAAGGATGTTACGTTCATGCAACGTTGATCTGATAATTACAACTTAAACGTATTTTTTTTTACGAAGCATATTTACCTCTTGGACTTTATATAGCAAGGAATATCAAATATGTTTACACAACTTTCCACAAATGTGTATATGTTTACACAGCTTGTAGGTAAAAATGGCTTTCAAGTTAATTCCATTCGATTTAAGTTATGGCTTATTAGTTGAGTGTTCATCTTTCTAAAAATAGTCTaggtttgaattattattatacgACAAAAGAAATACCATTGCTTAACATGATATGTGTTGCATTCCATAAATCAATCCGATTATTCTTTGGACCATACACGAATCAACACCAATTTTGTACTCAAATGCATCAATTCAAAAagatcacaaaaaaaaaattatatcaataaactCAAACTCTTCAGCTGAATGTTTATCTCCGATGACAAATACATATAATAGGATTAACACAATAATAGCACTTTGTATGCTTCACAAGTTGAAACCGATTCATGCTTGAAGACAGGATCCTTAGGCCACAGTGTTCTCAGTCACCCCTTTAGCTTCTTCGTGCTTGCCGAGTTGGCTGAAGTTACCCTTCTGTTTGAACAGTTGATTGTGGTGATGCCTACAGTATAGACGATGTTCATGCGCAACGTAGTTTGACGGGCTGATAACACAACCTCCATGCGTGCATCTGAAACAAGCCTTGTGATATGAAGTGCCATCAACCGCCACCTGAGGATTCGGGAAAACCGGTAAAACTCAAACACCATCAAAAAATGTACTTAAGGCAATGCAGTGTTGTACAAAAGGACTCTAGCTTTCGGTAGCAATCAAGTAAATCCATATTGCCTAAGGTGACTGCAAAATTGACTGGCTTTGTTTCATAAACGAGAACAACAGAACCAGCTTAATTTGGCCAGTTATCATTCTTAATCATTGATGCAAAACTTGATGAGACAAAAAGATATGTTTTTCCTACAAGTTATGcagttaataatttaaaattgggACGAATACCTTTTCAATCGGGTACACAGTTTTCTTGCAAGCAACACATTTCTCTTGAGTTCCGGCAAACAAGCCCGAAAATTTGCTGTTGGTGACCTGCAGAGTTCCACTCAGAATTAAGTATCAACTTATAACAGTCCTTGATGATCAAGTATGGTAGTTTGAGTTAAGGGCTAAACAAGATTTATGTGGCCTGGAAAGGGAAGACAGAGGTACCTGGTCAGCTGATCGGTCTACCCTAACGGTTTTAGGAGTTCCTGACAaagacaaaacaatcaaaataacCGGGCTTTTGAAGCAGAAATAACGGGAAAGTAAATAAGCCTGAAATCAACTCATTAACTAGTAAGCACCTTCAAAACTTTTATCCAAGCTGCCAGTCATCTTAAATAGTTGATCAAAGTGAGGCTTGCAATACAAGACACCCTCAAAGGAGCTATAATTACTTAGCTGCAAATTTGTCAGAAAAGATGAGTAAACAACACATAGGATAAAGAAGTAAGGGGTTCAAGGTGCAATACAGCCAAGCAGACATGATTTTTTGAATGAACAGCTCATAATTAACAAGTCAATTTGCAGACGTTTTCATTGTTGTGGAGTCCTGATTATTCGTATCCGATATGTTCACTAATACGAGTGTGCAGTTGAATACAGGAAAAAGGGTGAAAGTAGTCCAAATCATATCCGTTGTTTCCTAGACActcaatgaaaaagaaaagcgTATGTGTACCAAATCC harbors:
- the LOC105765750 gene encoding LIM domain-containing protein WLIM1, with product MATFAGTTQKCKACEKTVYLVDQLTADNKVYHKACFRCHHCKGTLKLSNYSSFEGVLYCKPHFDQLFKMTGSLDKSFEGTPKTVRVDRSADQVTNSKFSGLFAGTQEKCVACKKTVYPIEKVAVDGTSYHKACFRCTHGGCVISPSNYVAHEHRLYCRHHHNQLFKQKGNFSQLGKHEEAKGVTENTVA
- the LOC105765749 gene encoding nucleobase-ascorbate transporter 6 yields the protein MAKVDEPQPHPPKEQLPNISYCITSPPPWPEAILLGFQHYLVMLGTTVIIPTSLVPQMGGGNEEKAKVIQTLLFVAGLNTLLQSLFGSRLPAVIGGSYTFVPTTISIILAGRFSDSSDPIERFKRIMRATQGALIVASTLQIVLGFSGLWRNVARFLSPLSVVPLVSLVGFGLYEFGFPGVAKCVEIGLPQLILIVFVSQYVPHVIKSGRNVFDRFAVLFSVVIVWIYAHLLTVGGAYNGTAPKTQTSCRTDRSGLIDAAPWIRVPYPFQWGAPSFDAGEAFAMMMASFVALVESTGAFISVSRYASATPMPPSILSRGIGWQGVAILVSGLFGTANGSSVSVENAGLLALTRVGSRRVVQISAGFMIFFSILGKFGAVFASIPAPIIAGLYCLFFAYVGAGGLSFLQFCNLNSFRTKFILGFSVFMGLSVPQYFNEYTAINGYGPVHTGARWFNDIVNVPFSSEAFVAGCLAYFLDNTLHRKDSGIRKDRGKHWWDKFRSFKGDSRSEEFYSLPFNLNKYFPSV